The following proteins come from a genomic window of Pseudomonas cichorii:
- a CDS encoding LPS-assembly protein LptD produces the protein MALKSPAFRKKFPLLVTGSLLAMQPLATQFVVAAEQYDCSVSASGAWNCAPKSNTAAVALPPRPVHSATEVSSNGTVISQGTTAGTTVDTTKLVSEAKGKGLASRSADYSHLDWVPREKLTAAQLAETGPYCSGAYVEPIRPGMDDKTPKSDAPLFVGAKASRYEQEKQIATLAGDVVLRQGSMQAQAQEAALYQAENRGELNGDVRLRDNGALIVGDRAELQLDTGEAQVDNAEYVLHKSNIRGNARYAKRAENAIIRLKDGTYTSCEPGSNAWTLKGNNITLNPATGFGTATNVTLRVKDIPVLYTPYIYFPIDDRRQSGFLPPTIAAGGDNGFTLVTPYYFNLAPNYDATLYPRYMADRGMLMEGEFRYLTKSSEGQFGGAYLNDEDDERRLQSEYEKKRWMLNWQHTGGLDSRWLTKVDYTDISDPYYFQDLDTDQIGVNTPEFLNQQGSLTYRGDSYRAMLNVHAYKLASIANITPYDRVPQLTLNGTLPYNPAGLRFDYETEAVRFERDLQSGTYFDKDGNPEARLDTNVGGLARANGDRLNLAPSVSLPMNWTYGFLTPKLKYVYTQYDLDLDSRGRAAVPDFESKQTRSLPIVSVDSGLYFDRNTQWFGKDYRQTLEPRMFYLYVPEENQDDIPVFDTSESTFNYSSLFRDNRFTGYDRIGDENKLSFGVTNRWIEENGFERQRFSIGQAVYFRDRKVQLPGITFADRDDAKAKVSPYALEHEYRFNRDFRINSDFNWDPDSRSTRSGSTMLHYQPEDNPGKIINAGYRYRNDQVRYDENTGRWTVGGGDYGTPGQPGYVKDYYKIQQHDFSVIWPIVPQWSLISRWQYDYNRDRTLEAFGGFEYDNCCWKLRLINRYWVDYDEYSQAAPQNEKGDRGVFLQIVLKGLGGVTGAKVESFLDKGIQGYREREDQAF, from the coding sequence ATGGCATTGAAATCCCCCGCGTTTCGTAAAAAATTTCCGTTGCTCGTAACCGGCAGTCTGCTGGCGATGCAACCCCTGGCCACTCAGTTCGTGGTTGCCGCGGAACAGTATGACTGCTCAGTCTCTGCTTCGGGTGCCTGGAACTGTGCGCCGAAATCGAATACGGCTGCTGTAGCGCTGCCTCCACGTCCCGTGCACAGCGCGACCGAGGTCAGCTCCAACGGCACAGTGATTTCGCAAGGCACCACGGCCGGCACGACTGTCGACACGACCAAACTGGTCAGCGAAGCCAAGGGTAAAGGTCTGGCGTCGCGTAGTGCTGACTACAGCCACCTTGACTGGGTTCCCCGTGAAAAGCTCACGGCTGCGCAATTGGCCGAAACCGGTCCTTATTGCTCGGGAGCCTATGTCGAGCCGATCCGTCCAGGCATGGATGACAAGACCCCCAAGAGCGACGCTCCCCTGTTCGTCGGTGCCAAGGCATCGCGCTACGAGCAGGAGAAGCAGATTGCGACTCTGGCTGGCGATGTCGTCCTGCGTCAGGGCAGCATGCAGGCCCAGGCTCAGGAAGCCGCTCTGTACCAGGCCGAGAACCGTGGCGAACTCAACGGCGATGTCCGCTTGCGCGACAACGGTGCCCTGATCGTCGGCGACCGTGCCGAACTGCAACTCGACACCGGCGAAGCCCAGGTCGACAACGCGGAATACGTCCTGCACAAGTCGAACATTCGCGGTAACGCGCGCTACGCAAAGCGTGCAGAGAACGCGATCATCCGCCTCAAGGACGGTACCTATACCTCCTGCGAACCGGGCAGCAACGCCTGGACGCTCAAGGGCAACAACATCACGCTGAACCCGGCCACCGGTTTCGGCACCGCGACCAACGTCACGCTGCGGGTCAAGGACATACCGGTACTCTACACGCCGTATATCTACTTCCCGATCGACGACCGTCGCCAGTCCGGCTTCCTGCCGCCGACCATTGCTGCAGGTGGCGACAACGGCTTCACCCTGGTCACGCCTTACTACTTCAACCTGGCGCCCAACTACGACGCCACGTTGTATCCACGCTACATGGCCGACCGCGGCATGTTGATGGAAGGTGAGTTCCGCTATCTCACCAAGAGCAGCGAAGGCCAGTTCGGCGGCGCTTACCTCAACGACGAAGATGACGAGCGCAGACTGCAGTCCGAGTACGAGAAAAAACGCTGGATGCTCAACTGGCAGCATACCGGTGGTCTTGACTCCCGCTGGCTGACCAAGGTCGATTACACCGACATCAGCGACCCGTACTACTTCCAGGATCTGGATACCGACCAGATCGGCGTGAACACACCTGAGTTCCTCAACCAGCAAGGGTCCTTGACCTATCGCGGTGACAGCTACAGGGCAATGCTCAACGTCCATGCCTACAAACTGGCATCGATCGCCAACATCACACCGTATGACCGTGTGCCACAACTCACGCTCAACGGCACGCTGCCATACAACCCTGCCGGCCTGCGTTTCGATTATGAAACCGAAGCCGTGCGTTTCGAGCGCGACCTGCAGAGCGGCACCTACTTCGACAAGGACGGCAACCCGGAAGCTCGCCTGGACACAAACGTAGGCGGTCTGGCTCGCGCCAACGGTGATCGTCTGAACCTGGCTCCGTCGGTCAGCCTGCCGATGAACTGGACCTATGGTTTCCTGACGCCCAAGCTGAAGTATGTCTACACCCAGTACGACCTGGATCTGGACAGCCGCGGCAGAGCCGCCGTGCCTGACTTTGAAAGCAAACAGACCCGCAGCCTGCCTATCGTGAGCGTCGACAGCGGCCTGTACTTCGACCGCAATACCCAGTGGTTCGGCAAGGATTATCGCCAGACGCTGGAACCGCGCATGTTCTACCTGTACGTGCCGGAAGAGAACCAGGATGACATTCCGGTTTTCGACACGAGCGAAAGCACGTTCAACTACTCGTCCCTGTTCCGCGACAACCGCTTTACCGGTTACGACCGTATCGGCGACGAGAACAAGCTTTCCTTCGGTGTCACCAACCGCTGGATCGAAGAGAACGGCTTTGAGCGTCAGCGCTTCAGCATCGGTCAGGCGGTGTACTTCAGGGATCGCAAGGTGCAACTGCCAGGTATCACCTTTGCCGACCGCGACGATGCCAAGGCCAAGGTTTCGCCTTATGCGCTGGAGCACGAATATCGCTTCAACCGCGACTTCCGCATCAACTCCGACTTCAACTGGGATCCGGACAGCCGCAGCACGCGTTCGGGCAGCACCATGCTGCATTACCAGCCTGAAGATAACCCGGGCAAGATCATCAACGCCGGCTATCGCTATCGCAACGACCAGGTCCGCTACGACGAGAACACCGGTCGCTGGACAGTGGGCGGTGGCGACTATGGCACTCCAGGTCAACCGGGCTACGTGAAGGACTACTACAAGATCCAGCAACACGATTTCTCGGTCATCTGGCCAATCGTGCCGCAATGGAGCCTTATCAGCCGCTGGCAGTATGACTACAACCGCGACCGTACCCTTGAAGCCTTTGGTGGTTTCGAGTACGACAACTGCTGTTGGAAACTGCGTCTGATCAACCGCTACTGGGTCGACTACGACGAATACAGCCAGGCTGCCCCTCAGAACGAGAAAGGCGACCGCGGCGTATTCCTACAAATTGTGTTGAAGGGACTGGGCGGCGTTACCGGCGCCAAAGTAGAGAGCTTCCTCGACAAAGGCATTCAAGGTTATCGTGAACGTGAAGACCAAGCTTTCTGA
- a CDS encoding aminoglycoside phosphotransferase family protein, which yields MSDQDIRLQSLKVWLDEQLPALFARQKWGAVPPATLTAASSDASFRRYFRWEGGDKTFIVMDAPPPQENCKPFVDIAHLLASSGINVPKIHAEDLTQGFLLLSDLGRQTYLDVIDADNADALFADAIEALLTYQQLPMDAPLPSYDVALLRRELELFPEWYVKRHLGIEMDSAQLASWQHVSDLLIESALAQPKVLVHRDYMPRNLMISEPNPGVLDFQDAVYGPVTYDITCLFKDAFLSWPEERVAGWLNTYWNKARALGIEVHEDFATFSRASDLMGVQRHLKVIGIFARICHRDGKPRYLGDVPRFFSYIEAVVSRRPELAELGQLLTSLRPSA from the coding sequence ATGTCAGACCAAGATATACGCCTTCAATCCCTGAAAGTTTGGCTCGATGAGCAGTTGCCAGCGCTCTTTGCCAGACAGAAATGGGGCGCCGTACCCCCGGCCACGTTGACTGCGGCCAGTAGCGACGCAAGTTTCCGTCGCTATTTCCGCTGGGAAGGCGGCGATAAAACTTTTATTGTCATGGATGCGCCTCCACCGCAGGAAAACTGCAAACCTTTCGTGGACATTGCTCATTTATTGGCCAGCTCGGGCATTAATGTTCCGAAAATTCATGCCGAAGACCTGACGCAGGGCTTTTTGCTGCTCAGCGATCTGGGGCGTCAGACGTATCTGGACGTCATCGATGCGGACAACGCCGATGCATTGTTTGCCGATGCCATCGAAGCGCTGCTGACTTATCAGCAACTGCCGATGGATGCACCGTTGCCCAGCTATGACGTGGCCTTGTTGCGTCGTGAACTGGAGCTTTTCCCCGAGTGGTATGTAAAGCGTCACCTGGGGATTGAAATGGACTCCGCGCAACTGGCCAGTTGGCAACATGTCAGCGACCTGTTGATCGAAAGTGCTCTGGCACAGCCCAAAGTGCTGGTTCATCGTGACTATATGCCGCGTAACCTGATGATCAGTGAACCGAATCCGGGCGTGCTGGATTTCCAGGATGCGGTATACGGGCCGGTCACTTATGACATTACCTGCCTGTTCAAGGATGCGTTCCTGAGCTGGCCTGAAGAGCGCGTTGCCGGTTGGCTGAACACTTACTGGAACAAGGCGCGAGCCCTGGGTATTGAGGTTCATGAAGACTTCGCCACGTTTTCGCGGGCCAGTGATCTGATGGGGGTGCAGCGTCACTTGAAGGTCATCGGGATTTTTGCCCGCATCTGCCATCGTGATGGCAAACCGCGCTATCTGGGTGATGTTCCGCGCTTCTTCTCATATATAGAGGCCGTTGTGTCGCGACGTCCGGAGCTGGCAGAACTGGGACAACTGCTCACCAGCCTGCGGCCATCGGCGTGA
- the murU gene encoding N-acetylmuramate alpha-1-phosphate uridylyltransferase MurU: protein MKAMILAAGKGERMRPLTLHTPKPLVRAGGVPLIEYHLKALKEAGFHDLVINHAWLGQQIEDYLGDGQRWGVNIRYSPEGEPLETGGGIFRALPLLGDEPFVVVNGDIWTDYTFAGLRTPLTGLAHLVMIDNPAHHPTGDFALVDGLLQESSAEDVPRLTYSGIAILHPRLFAGCEAGAFKLAPLLRQAMAQGQVTGEHFRGIWIDVGTHERLGEVERLLSGTR from the coding sequence ATGAAAGCGATGATTCTCGCCGCCGGTAAAGGCGAGCGGATGCGACCGTTGACCTTGCACACACCAAAACCTCTGGTGCGTGCCGGTGGTGTTCCCTTGATCGAATACCATCTCAAGGCATTGAAGGAGGCCGGGTTTCACGACCTGGTCATCAACCATGCCTGGCTGGGGCAACAGATCGAAGACTATCTTGGGGATGGCCAGCGTTGGGGCGTGAACATTCGCTACTCCCCCGAAGGCGAGCCACTGGAAACCGGTGGCGGTATCTTTCGCGCACTGCCACTGCTGGGGGATGAGCCCTTTGTTGTGGTCAACGGCGATATCTGGACCGATTACACCTTTGCCGGGCTGCGCACGCCCCTGACCGGGCTTGCCCATCTGGTGATGATTGATAACCCCGCGCACCATCCGACTGGCGATTTCGCTCTTGTCGACGGCCTGCTGCAGGAGTCTTCTGCAGAAGACGTACCGCGCCTGACCTACAGCGGTATTGCTATCCTGCATCCGCGCCTGTTCGCTGGCTGCGAAGCCGGTGCCTTCAAGCTGGCTCCGTTGTTGCGTCAGGCGATGGCTCAGGGGCAGGTGACAGGTGAGCATTTCCGAGGGATCTGGATTGACGTCGGTACTCATGAGCGTCTTGGCGAAGTCGAGCGATTGCTGTCGGGGACCCGCTAG
- a CDS encoding TerB family tellurite resistance protein yields MLWPGTLLGAGAGYAIADIPGAMLGALLGQALDRRLQLHTWAHLRERLGGRSAVRDEDLLFVLLGRLAKSGGRVMASHIHQAQAEMRRLNMDEAAQRLAIAAFNRGKDGADGLRGYLRRLRGQPGMAEGLLRACWRMAWADGKVTRIERELIGAWGMWLGWSELKIEALAAEHDPMKRPSVSSSDEYSGALSLLGVQADTDPASIKRAYRRLLSRHHPDKIAGGGANTLQVRVATEKTSELHSAYRVIKARRGFR; encoded by the coding sequence ATGCTGTGGCCTGGCACGCTGCTCGGCGCCGGAGCCGGATATGCCATTGCCGATATTCCGGGCGCGATGTTAGGTGCGTTGCTGGGACAGGCTCTGGATCGTCGGCTGCAACTGCACACCTGGGCGCATCTGCGTGAGCGCCTGGGTGGCCGTTCGGCGGTACGTGACGAAGATCTGCTGTTCGTGCTGCTGGGGCGTCTGGCCAAAAGTGGCGGCCGTGTCATGGCCAGCCATATCCATCAGGCTCAGGCGGAAATGCGTCGCTTGAACATGGATGAGGCTGCACAGCGTCTTGCCATTGCCGCTTTCAATCGCGGTAAGGACGGCGCTGACGGATTGCGCGGTTATTTGCGTCGTCTGCGTGGCCAGCCAGGCATGGCTGAAGGCCTGTTGCGGGCTTGCTGGCGCATGGCCTGGGCCGACGGCAAGGTCACCCGTATCGAGCGTGAGCTGATCGGAGCCTGGGGAATGTGGCTGGGCTGGTCAGAGCTGAAAATCGAGGCGCTGGCTGCCGAGCACGACCCGATGAAAAGGCCGTCCGTCAGCAGTTCGGACGAATACAGCGGGGCGCTGTCACTGCTGGGAGTGCAGGCCGATACCGACCCGGCGAGCATCAAGCGCGCCTATCGTCGTCTGCTCAGTCGACATCATCCGGACAAGATCGCGGGAGGCGGTGCCAACACATTGCAAGTGCGTGTTGCCACCGAAAAGACCAGCGAATTGCACAGTGCCTATAGAGTGATCAAGGCGCGTCGCGGGTTTCGTTGA
- a CDS encoding alpha/beta hydrolase family protein, translated as MSHTFRTTLPALLLSLILPCALPVVAADPAPAKDAASAEAPVERAPLLTRAQEDAIALERQLPPQDLQQLQAGDESFLALWKPANSADPKGAVILLPGAGESADWPDVVGPLRRKFPDTGWATLSITLPDVQDEALMPREPDAPAAEEKPKDASKDDTAKAADTTAQAGDEVAKAAKAEERAKAEAEHIFARIESAINFAQQNKARSIVLIGHSSGAYWAARFLNERQSPLVQKFAMVAAREPVNTKPSLLELVPTLKMKTADFIYKNQSPQAASSRLQVSKRAKGAGFTQVALINIVGNEEAEQEQIFRRIRGWVEAE; from the coding sequence ATGTCCCATACCTTTCGCACAACGCTTCCTGCATTGCTCCTGTCGCTGATATTACCTTGTGCGCTGCCGGTGGTGGCTGCCGATCCTGCACCGGCCAAGGATGCCGCCTCCGCCGAAGCCCCTGTGGAACGCGCCCCGCTGCTGACCCGGGCTCAGGAAGATGCAATCGCCCTCGAGCGTCAACTGCCGCCTCAGGACCTGCAGCAACTGCAAGCCGGTGACGAAAGCTTCCTGGCACTCTGGAAACCCGCCAACAGTGCCGACCCGAAAGGCGCGGTCATTCTTCTGCCCGGTGCGGGCGAGTCGGCGGACTGGCCGGATGTCGTCGGCCCGTTGCGTCGCAAGTTTCCGGACACCGGCTGGGCCACACTGAGCATCACCCTGCCGGATGTGCAGGACGAAGCCCTGATGCCACGCGAACCGGATGCGCCTGCCGCTGAAGAAAAGCCCAAGGACGCGTCAAAGGATGATACCGCCAAGGCAGCCGACACCACGGCGCAGGCAGGTGACGAGGTTGCAAAAGCCGCAAAGGCCGAGGAACGCGCCAAGGCTGAAGCCGAACACATCTTTGCCCGCATCGAAAGCGCGATCAATTTTGCCCAGCAGAACAAGGCACGCAGCATTGTGCTGATCGGCCATAGCAGCGGTGCCTATTGGGCAGCACGCTTCCTGAACGAGCGGCAATCTCCGCTGGTGCAGAAGTTCGCGATGGTGGCGGCCCGTGAGCCGGTCAATACCAAGCCTTCGCTGCTGGAGCTGGTACCGACGCTGAAAATGAAAACCGCAGATTTCATCTACAAGAACCAGTCACCACAGGCGGCCAGTTCTCGCCTGCAAGTCAGCAAACGCGCCAAGGGGGCGGGCTTTACTCAGGTTGCACTGATCAACATTGTGGGGAATGAAGAGGCCGAGCAGGAACAGATCTTTCGCCGTATCCGGGGTTGGGTAGAAGCGGAATAA
- a CDS encoding sensor histidine kinase: MSALLRIGFIGCLALLLMARVPDAWADESEPVAQALLSQEQRTWLDQHGPLRVGLVMHAPYAQFDQRLQQLSGANVDLMNALAAALRVELLWRNFPDQAALEKAAAAGQVDLAPGLMQTPSGLRTWMFSDPYLRVSQLVIGERDGSSAVDLEKVDERSRVVVRMPSPTADYLRSNYPHLNLQGVPLERQALQLLLSQQARYAVVDEAQLSRLFREPEFAGLAVVGDIGLPQLLRVATRRDTPQLAAIVSEALHAIPAKELDQLHTRWMPLKSSRFSESPGLWQNLCLLLLVMLLACFAIVVWQRRQQQALEQELVEAREDIARRVEGEEGLHLAQFSIDQSTVGILWVNWDSRVRYANHAAESMLGYASGAVVDRPLIDFEPGLHMDRWLSLWKNARSMEDSPQVFETNCIRADGSVLPAGVSLSFLRFREAEYLVVFLSDVSERRRAHDQLRELSAHLESVREEEKARIAREVHDELGQMLTVLKLETSMCELAYADLDPGLSERLNSMKRLIAQLFQLVRDVATALRPPILDAGIASAIEWQARRFEARTQIPCLVQVPDNLPPLSDARATGMFRILQEALTNVMRHAQAHTVEVSLTLDDEVMCMTIADDGQGFVMQSGRAVSFGLVGMRERVLMLGGRLELDSEVGEGTTLRAYIPLDPVGQEREK; encoded by the coding sequence ATGAGTGCTCTTCTGCGCATTGGTTTTATCGGCTGCCTGGCCCTGCTCTTGATGGCTCGGGTGCCGGATGCATGGGCTGATGAATCAGAGCCTGTTGCGCAGGCATTGCTCAGCCAGGAGCAGCGCACCTGGCTGGACCAGCATGGTCCGTTGCGGGTCGGTCTGGTGATGCACGCGCCTTATGCACAGTTTGATCAGCGTCTGCAGCAGCTTTCCGGTGCCAACGTCGACTTGATGAATGCGCTGGCGGCGGCTCTGCGAGTTGAGTTGCTGTGGCGCAACTTTCCCGATCAGGCCGCACTGGAAAAGGCTGCGGCGGCGGGGCAGGTAGACCTTGCTCCCGGCCTGATGCAAACCCCTTCCGGGCTGCGCACCTGGATGTTTTCCGATCCTTACCTGCGGGTTTCGCAACTGGTGATCGGGGAGCGCGATGGCAGCTCGGCAGTGGATCTGGAAAAAGTCGATGAGCGTTCGCGAGTGGTCGTGCGCATGCCGAGTCCGACCGCCGATTACCTGCGCAGCAATTACCCCCATCTGAATCTGCAAGGTGTGCCTCTGGAGCGCCAGGCCCTGCAATTGTTGTTGAGTCAGCAGGCGCGCTATGCCGTGGTGGACGAGGCGCAACTCAGTCGCCTGTTCCGCGAGCCGGAGTTTGCCGGGCTGGCTGTGGTGGGCGATATCGGGTTGCCGCAACTGCTGCGGGTGGCGACACGCCGGGACACGCCGCAACTGGCCGCCATCGTCAGTGAAGCCTTGCATGCGATTCCAGCGAAAGAGCTGGATCAACTGCATACACGCTGGATGCCGCTCAAGTCGTCGCGTTTCAGCGAGTCGCCCGGACTGTGGCAGAACCTCTGCCTCTTGTTGCTGGTGATGTTGCTGGCCTGCTTCGCGATTGTGGTCTGGCAGCGCCGTCAGCAGCAGGCACTGGAGCAGGAGCTGGTCGAGGCGCGGGAAGACATTGCCCGACGTGTGGAAGGTGAGGAAGGGCTTCACCTCGCGCAGTTCTCCATCGATCAGAGCACGGTGGGTATTCTCTGGGTCAACTGGGACAGCCGGGTGCGCTATGCCAATCATGCGGCAGAATCCATGCTCGGTTATGCGTCGGGCGCAGTGGTGGACCGGCCGCTGATCGATTTCGAGCCCGGCCTGCACATGGATCGCTGGCTGAGCCTGTGGAAGAACGCCCGCTCCATGGAAGACAGTCCGCAAGTGTTCGAGACTAATTGCATCCGCGCCGATGGCAGTGTGTTGCCTGCGGGCGTGTCCCTGAGTTTTCTACGCTTTCGCGAGGCAGAATATCTGGTGGTGTTCCTCAGTGACGTCAGTGAGCGACGTCGCGCCCACGACCAGTTGCGCGAATTGTCGGCACATCTGGAAAGCGTGCGTGAAGAGGAAAAGGCCCGCATTGCTCGTGAAGTGCACGACGAACTGGGCCAGATGCTGACGGTGCTGAAGCTGGAAACCTCCATGTGCGAACTGGCCTATGCCGACCTTGACCCGGGTCTGAGCGAGCGGCTGAACAGCATGAAGCGTCTCATCGCTCAACTCTTTCAGTTGGTACGCGATGTCGCCACGGCGTTGCGCCCACCGATCCTCGATGCCGGCATTGCTTCGGCTATCGAATGGCAGGCCCGACGCTTCGAGGCTCGCACACAGATTCCGTGTCTGGTGCAGGTGCCGGACAACCTGCCGCCGCTCAGCGATGCCAGGGCCACCGGCATGTTTCGCATTCTTCAGGAGGCGCTGACCAATGTCATGCGCCACGCCCAGGCGCATACCGTGGAAGTCAGCCTGACGCTGGACGACGAGGTGATGTGCATGACCATTGCTGATGATGGCCAGGGCTTTGTGATGCAGTCTGGCCGTGCTGTCTCCTTCGGTCTGGTGGGGATGCGCGAGCGTGTCCTGATGCTGGGTGGCAGATTGGAGCTGGACAGCGAGGTCGGTGAGGGCACAACCTTGCGCGCATATATCCCGTTGGACCCCGTTGGGCAGGAGCGAGAAAAGTGA
- a CDS encoding response regulator, giving the protein MIRVLVAEDHTIVREGIKQLIGLAKDLLVVGEASNGEQLLETLRHVPCEVVLLDISMPGVNGLEAIPRIRALNNPPVILVLSMHDEAQMAARALKVGAAGYATKDSDPALLLTAIRRVAAGGRYIDPDLADRMVFEVGLTDSRPLHSLLSEREFSVFERLAQGANVNDIAQQLALSSKTISTHKARLMQKMNLHSLADLVKYAMEHKLL; this is encoded by the coding sequence GTGATTCGTGTACTGGTAGCTGAAGACCACACCATTGTGCGTGAGGGCATCAAGCAGCTTATCGGCCTGGCGAAGGATCTGCTTGTGGTGGGCGAGGCCAGTAATGGCGAGCAGTTGCTTGAAACCCTGCGGCATGTGCCCTGCGAAGTGGTGCTGCTGGATATCTCCATGCCGGGCGTCAACGGCCTGGAGGCGATTCCCCGGATTCGGGCGTTGAATAATCCGCCGGTGATTCTGGTGTTGTCGATGCATGACGAAGCGCAGATGGCTGCCCGTGCATTGAAAGTCGGCGCGGCGGGATATGCGACCAAGGACAGCGATCCGGCCCTGTTGCTGACAGCCATTCGTCGGGTGGCGGCCGGAGGGCGTTATATCGACCCGGATCTGGCGGACCGCATGGTATTCGAGGTCGGTCTGACCGACAGTCGCCCGTTGCACTCGTTACTGTCGGAGCGCGAGTTTTCGGTGTTCGAGCGTCTGGCTCAGGGCGCCAACGTCAATGACATCGCTCAGCAACTGGCCCTGAGCAGCAAGACCATCAGCACCCACAAGGCGCGCCTGATGCAGAAGATGAACCTCCACTCGCTGGCGGACCTGGTGAAATATGCTATGGAGCACAAGCTGCTCTGA
- a CDS encoding ABC transporter ATP-binding protein, giving the protein MSDVDSSAGANDVLVSFRGVQKSYDGEALIVKDLNLDIRKGEFLTLLGPSGSGKTTSLMMLAGFETPTAGEILLGGRAINNVPPHKRDIGMVFQNYALFPHMTVAENLAFPLSVRGMSKSEIGDKVKRALGMVQLDAFAHRYPAQLSGGQQQRVALARALVFEPQLVLMDEPLGALDKQLREHMQMEIKHLHQRLGVTVVYVTHDQGEALTMSDRVAVFHQGEIQQIAPPRTLYEEPKNTFVANFIGENNRLNGRLVSQTGDRCVVELERGEKVEALAINVGQAGEPVTLSIRPERISLNGRSESCVNRFSGRVAEFIYLGDHVRVRLEVAGKTDFFVKQPIAELDAALSVGDVVPLGWQVEHARALDPLQQVH; this is encoded by the coding sequence ATGAGCGACGTCGATTCAAGCGCTGGGGCAAATGATGTTCTGGTCAGCTTTCGTGGTGTGCAGAAGAGCTACGACGGCGAAGCACTCATCGTCAAAGACCTTAACCTGGACATTCGCAAAGGCGAATTCCTCACCCTGCTCGGGCCATCGGGCTCCGGCAAGACCACCAGTCTGATGATGCTGGCCGGTTTCGAGACGCCGACCGCGGGCGAAATCCTGCTGGGTGGCCGCGCCATTAACAACGTGCCGCCCCACAAGCGCGACATTGGCATGGTGTTCCAGAACTACGCACTGTTCCCGCACATGACGGTCGCCGAGAACCTGGCGTTCCCGCTGTCGGTGCGCGGCATGAGCAAGAGCGAGATCGGCGACAAGGTCAAGCGCGCACTGGGCATGGTTCAACTGGATGCCTTCGCGCATCGCTACCCGGCGCAGTTGTCCGGTGGTCAGCAGCAGCGTGTGGCCTTGGCCCGCGCGCTGGTTTTCGAGCCGCAACTGGTGCTGATGGACGAACCCCTCGGCGCACTCGACAAGCAACTGCGCGAACACATGCAGATGGAGATCAAACATCTGCACCAGCGTCTGGGCGTGACCGTGGTCTACGTGACCCACGACCAGGGCGAAGCCCTGACCATGTCCGATCGCGTTGCCGTGTTCCATCAGGGCGAGATCCAGCAGATCGCCCCGCCGCGTACCCTTTATGAAGAACCCAAGAACACCTTCGTCGCCAACTTCATTGGCGAGAACAACCGTCTCAACGGGCGCTTGGTCAGCCAGACCGGTGACCGCTGCGTCGTCGAGCTGGAACGGGGAGAGAAGGTCGAGGCACTGGCAATCAATGTCGGCCAGGCCGGCGAGCCGGTCACCCTCTCGATCCGTCCGGAACGCATCAGCCTCAATGGCCGTAGCGAAAGTTGTGTAAACCGTTTCTCGGGCCGTGTTGCCGAGTTCATCTATCTGGGCGACCACGTTCGTGTGCGTCTGGAGGTGGCAGGCAAGACCGACTTTTTCGTCAAGCAGCCTATCGCCGAACTGGATGCGGCCTTGAGCGTTGGCGATGTCGTGCCCCTTGGATGGCAAGTCGAGCACGCTCGCGCGCTCGATCCCTTGCAGCAAGTGCATTGA